The segment TAAAAATGGAGAGAGCATTCTATTTGTAACCaatgtttttaaatttattttataaataaggCATTTGTGATTTTATTTAAAATGTATGGACTTGTGCATGTGGATTATCGCACATTGAAAGTGTAAGCAAATATGATATCATTTTAAGGAATATGACAATATTAAAAGTTTCTAGATATCAAATCCATTCTCTTTAGATAAGCCCTTTGTATTTTTATTGTATGCCCATTTTgtataaaatataatagaaatatttCACTTTCTTCAACTAAAATTGAGACCAAGAAACAAGTGTTTCCCCACTAGATTCTCCATCATCTCATATAACTTTCTAATTATTAGCCTTTTTGGTCTTTTGATGAGCCTGACCCTTTGATCATTTCCCTTGGAATAACTTTGAGCCTTCCTTTATCTCATCTTATACAATCCTTTATATATCCCTATTATCTATTTTACATTGTATTTCACAGAGTGTTTTGTGTCATTTGATGCATTATTAAGATAAATGTAAATTGTCTCAAATTTATCGCATCTCCTTCCTAAGGAGTTATCaatcaacacattattttattttaaatgttttgaaGTTACTCAGTGTGTTTAAAATACTTAAAAAATGAAGAATGTGGTTTAAGCATATTATTTTTATAAATGAAAATAAGTGTCAAGCTATATTAGTGGATTTGTTGTAATCTAGAAAacattatatttataattattcatATTTGATTGTttgaattttaattatattaaaaaaatttaaatatatatttaatttaaaaaaatattaatgatatAAAAATCATActttgttttgattaataaaaagtgAGATAGGCCCAAACCTTTACATAGCCACTAATCAACAACACCTAGGTCACATGAGAAATGCACACCTAGTAAAAAAACAAAAAGATACCAACACCAACAAGGAACCACTAGATAAACAGAAAAAAACCAAAGGTAGAATCAGAGAACAAAAAAACAACTAGCCATAGGGTTTGCCAAAGACAAAAAAGGATGGTATACTAGGCGAAGGTGTTAATCTTTCTTATAGCCACATcaaactatgagaagggccagTTAATAACCAAGTCATGTTGTCCAACAATCTCTTCTAACCTCAACACCTTAGAATCCAAAGTAGGGGGCTGAGAATGGGGTTGGAGACATCATTGATCAAGAGTAAAGGGAGTAACCTCCTTAAAGGCTATAGAAGACTAGTCAGATTTCAAGGTCGAGGATGACATCAAATCCTCATAAGCTTCCTCCTCATTTGATTCCATCCACTCCACTTCCCTAAAGGGAGGGTTAGCAGATATTTTATGCTTCACTCCTCTGATAGGGTTGAAACGAGTAGGAACAAGTTTGAGCTTAGACGAAGAAGTAGCATTGGGATTAGGTTTCGCCTTAGGGGCACCCAATAGCTGCACCACTAAATTAGAATTTGATGAGGGGCCAAGGGGAAATAACGAGGGCCCATTGGATTGGAATAAAGCCAAATGGAAGTTGTAAAGCCTAAGAATCAACCCTTGGTGAAGGAGAAGGGAATTTTTGGACTTGGCCCTAGCACCCAATTGAGACAAATAAGAACAAACCCAGtaagaaaaaattatttttatgtCATACCTAAGGTGGTTCAACATAAAGGAGAGTTGGGTATGAAACATTTTAAACCACCCATCCATAGTGAAGTATTTCATAAGTAATAGGGCTTCACCCTTCTAGATTTTGGGCAGGTCCTCTCTGTTATACTTTCTTTGTAACCTCAAAAACTCTTCACTGGGATTGAAAACTATTTTAAATTCATCCTTATAGGACCCTTTCAGTTTCTTTGGAAAAGTTATTCCCTCCCGTGGTAAATTAGTGATACCACCAATCATATCGAGGGAGATTTTGAAAGCAACTCTCCTAGTGTTTACCTCACCATTCTCCCATGATTTAGAATTTTTGTTGGATAGTTCAGGATCAAATACTTGCATGCCTTACATATAGCTTGCAAGGTTCCCATTGACCACTTTCTACcacaaattaatattatttttaaaaatctcATAGCTATCTAGTTCAATTTGTATAAGCTCACCTCCCATCGTAATCGCAAAGAACTTAGAAATAAAAACTAGGTGGGGAGAATAAAAACTAGCAATATAAACAAGGCAACACTTACAAGGGATAGGGAAAGTGATGTTGCTATTTGAAAGAGACGTTCACCACTAATACAATAAAGCACTAACCAAAAGGGCATTGATAGTAATAGAAAAATAAATCCTGAAATTATACTCCATCGTGAGTCTTTATGTCCTCAAACATAGCAACACGAGCCAAATTTTAGATATCATTAATACTCATCCATATTTTCACATGATTGAAAAATTGGCCCAAGAAAGCCTTCCCATTCGCAAGTTTATTTCCTTCCCTCCTCGTATGACAAAGACGCATGTGGCTTATGCCACGAATAAGGTCCCTACACATGACAACAAGGTGTTCACACTTCTAGTTAGGTTTGGCTTCATTTCTGAGCATAGAGATAGGCTTTTTTGAATCACCTTCTCTGATGATTCGGTTGTACCTTTTATCATTTGCAATGACTAATCCATAATAGATCGCTGCCACCTCTGCAACACTTGAAGTTTGTATTTCCaaattgattacataggcaaagaTTAGATTACCACTGTGGTCATTAATGACCCCACCCCCACCTACTTGAGCTGGATTTCCTTTATAAGTACCATCGAAATCATAATTTGTTAATTTTGtagaaaatatataaaattttcatAAAAATTATATATTGATTAATATTATCAATTCACAAATTTAATATCAAAATATTATAAGGTAAATTTTTTAAATgatataatatgtgtttatattAGTTTTGAATATGTTAAACTAGTAGAGGCCTAAATAATATGTGTTCATATTAGTTTATATGTATAATTTGATTTGTATATTtcttattttgttaaaaaaaaagattGGCACTTTAGTTTTGTATCTAAcaaacaaattattatttttttagtaaAATAAACAACATAGAAACATATTATTGGCAAATAGGATGTTGACATTTTTTTAGTTATCTTTTGTTTTAACTTAAGTGAAGTACATATTAGTTTTTCACATTAAACTATGTGTTTGTTCATGAAATATACAAACCTTCATTATTGAGTCTACAAAAATTTGTGTAAAGTAGTACAGttcataataattttaaaattatttcaatGTTAATATTTTACACTATATAACAATATTATATCTTGCTTCAATGAGTATTATATGATTTTTAATTCATGATCATTgcaaaagtattttttatttttctctttttttataaGATTATTCTTGTTCTGATTAAGTAAATTGGGAAAGGGCTTAAACTGTTACATAGAAGCCCACTAGTGAGAAAGAGGGATCTCATGAGCTATGAGACAACCTATTATTAAGGACCAGAACTAGCAAAAATCCTAGAACCAAATGTAGACCAAAAAATGGACCTggaaccaaaacatcaaaacaaagtcCCCAAGAGACACAAATTGATTTTCTTATGGATTGAGGGCTTTCATAGGATGTCTCTTCTAACTTAGTACATTCATCTTCTCCCAACAACAAAACATTTTGGTTTTAGCATGATCTCCTTAGCAAGATTACCATATGGGGAATCAACATTATCAAGTTACCTTTACCAAATAGCTCCAAAGCATCAACAATAATCTTAGCGGATCTCTTCCACTTAGCATGCCTCTTATCTAGTTCTAGCTATAGAACTTGCATTGAGGTTGTCATATTTTTCACCATCTCCTTACTAAAGGCCacaatctcatccaattttttcTTATTGCAACTTGCTTAGCCTGAATAGTAGAGATAGACCTCTCCATGTTCCTCCTTTTCTTTCCCAAGGCCACATTTTCTTTTAGCACATTTACCTCCCCTTCTAGGGAATCCCACTTGTTGAGTTTTTTAGCTAGATCATTATCCTCATCCCACACCCTTATTGTTATTCTCAAAGGACCAGTGCCCATTCACCGCACCAGCCTTAGCTAGAGCCTCTAACCTATTGATTTTAATTTTCATAGAGTGCAATTGAGCCAACAACTATCTAAGGATCTCATTTTGTttattataggaaattcattactcATTCAATTTATTAGCAATCTCCTCCAAACCAAGTTCTCCACAAGAAGAAATAGGAAAATAGGGAGGGTAGACCTAGGCCAATGATGTAGGATTAGGGTTAGATCTAGTCACATGAGGATGAAAGTCTTTAGGAGTCCATTTAGAGGAAGTGAACTAGGAGGAAGAAAAGTCATCCAAAATGATTTCCCAGTCCATAGTAGCAATAATATTCTTCCCCTCTTCTAGGATTGATTAGGGGTAAATCAATATATTTCATTTTTATATGCATTGAGGATTGACATGGGGGGAAAAACTTTAGGGGGGAATGACCAAAGCTGAGTTGGAGGAACCTTGACAATTGGACTCAGGGGTATTAGTTGATTCCACAATTAGAGAAAGGGTATATTGGGGACTACGAGCACATGGGTGATGTTCAACTAAAAATTATACACTCTAAGGGTCAACACTTGATGAAGGGGTAATACATTATTCTTAGTTTGGGCCACCACAACCAAATAAGAAAGCGGAGAGAAAATCTAGAAAGGGAAATTCATCTTAAAAATGTGCCTAAAATGTTTGAGCATAGGAAAAAGTTGAGAATGTAACCTTTTATACCTTTTTTCGAGAGCCACATGCTTCATCAAAGTCACAACCATATTCTTCTACATGCTTGAGAGGTCCTCTCTATTAAACCCATTTTGAATCCAAGAGATTTCTTTGCCACTTgccaaaaatttcttgaaatcctctttattgttttctttaggaGCTTCTTAGGAAATGCAACCCTTTCAACCAAGAGGCTAGTGGTATCCACAATGAGCTCCATCAACACAATGAAAGACACATAAGAAAATTAACATAATTTTTTATGGGTTGGATAATAAAAGTGATATTAACAACTTCCTATCCCTATACGAAGTCCCAAATGTTCCAGTTTCACCTAGAAGACCTCACAGTTGCATACACAATTTTTAGGAAGTCTTCATTGACTCAAGAAATCTATATCAATATTATCGATTTACAAAATGGTTGACAATACTATCCCTAATGCTAGTTTGATTGAACCAATGCTAATTTCTTGAATTGTCTACTTTTTAAAGAACAAAATTGTCTTTTGAGCATTTTATATGAACTTCACATCTATGAAACCTTGTTTTATAgttcttttcatttattttatatttatttcttcCATTCATTCTTTACTTTAACCTTTTCATCCATAATTTATTATAAGTACTATGaagttttttaatatttatttttctatatttaCTTTTTTACTTTAATTATCATTGATTTCTTGCTAacatttaattcctttttatttttatatattattttgattgttcttttatatatttttcataaatttttcATACTCTCTTTTCTTGATATtcttaatttttataaaaattgaaaatatttttttttatgtaataataatataataattttttcctTTATAAAATTTACTTTGGTTTAATAGTGCTAATATTTTTTAGCTTTCCATTCCCATTTCAATCTTATTctattatttcatattttttattcttaAACATTGAGaatgttttaggttttttttttttggcaaaaaattTATTTAGAGATCACTAGATCAAATTATAACAAATTTATTTCAATACAAGAACAAGTAATCCCCATAGGGGTGTCTTACAAAATCAAATGACCGTATTTCATCCCCACCAAATGAGTATTCATTCTCACATTTATTTTTCACCTTCTCACAAATAGTTAGTGTCTTTGTTGTATATTTATTTCTCTTTGGTTTCTTATTGTTGGGTGTCTCATAATCTTCCAACATAAACCATATTTATTCCACCTTAAACTCTAATTGGTTTAGCTCCTTTTGTAGGCCCTTTATTAGATTCTTCATCCATCTttgttttatcttttcttccacTTTAGTTATCTACTTTCTTACATTATGATCAAAATCCATATCGAGATTCATAACCACATCCATAGCCCTAAAACAACTGTAACTTCTCCCTCCTCTTCTACTTAGGATGGATGATCTATTGACCATGTACTAACATTCTTTATTATCTTCTTCATCCTTTCAAAGAAAATAACATAAAACGTCGAAAAAAATTACAGGTTGATACTTCATAGGCTAGCACAAAATAAATTAAAACTCTCCACAAACTTTGATTTAGACAACACACATTGATACCAACAAACTACTATAAGAACATCTAATAGTCCTTCCAAGGATTATTCATGTAGCTAGAAATATCCACAAGATTTTCTAAGACCAAAATCCCTTGTGACACTTTTCAATCTTTACAGTAGTTAATTTTTTAAACCTTTCCAAGCAACTCAGACTATGTACACTCAACCCCATCAAGTAGATCTTGCATTCATCAACATCTAATTGTATCATTGAAAAGCTATGTGATACACCAATTCAAGAAGAAAATGCACTCTATAAGTTTGATTTAGCTTCCCATTCATACAAGAGATTATTTATACCCATCTTTTTGTACTGCTCCCACAATTTTGGCTCCTTTATTAATTTCTAACTTTGATTTGTAAGTGTTAATGCTCTCTTTTTAATCGTAGAAACAAGGTTAAAACTAAGTAAGTCAAAACATTGGGAACAAAGTGAAGTTGCAACTCACCATAGATCTCACATAAACAAGAGAGAACATACCTAAATACCATGGACAAAAGGACATATTATAACCCTAAAATCGACCCTAACCTTATCCCTCTTCTTAATTCTATATATAACTCTAGATCTAACCCTAATGACAATGCTAACCCCATCCTTAACCCTAATTAGTTTGTTATAACACTAATCTTAATCATAGCCCTAAACATAAATCTAACTCTAACCCaatcctaatcataaccataaCCATAGCTCTACCCCACATCTTAATTTTATTTCTAACCCTAGATGTAACTCTAATCATAATGGTAACACCAACCTTAATCCTAATTAATTTATTACAACTCTAATCTTAATTGGAACCCTAAATATtatcctaatcctaactctaaccttgaccttaaatgtaatcctaattctaaccctaCCCCTAATCCTAATTCTAttctaaccctagccctaaccctaatcctaatgctaacccgaacactaatattaattaatttattagaaccgaaaccttaatcctaaccttaattGTAACCCTAGATGTAATCTTGACCCTAACCCTTCCCTGaccctaaccttaaacctaaccctaatcctaaccctaaacttaacaatAATAATATTAATCAAAGActtgagatttccacaatccataatcttcAGTTTGATGTTTCTAAATTTGACTGTGTGAGAGATTTTTTGCATCAACTTTttagatcacactttgtgatccatcatcaagataatagagtgaataaggagaaagagaaatggTAAATTGTAGACTAAGATAGATAGAGTGCACAAGGAGAAAGAAAAATGGTAAGTTGTAGACTAAAACAGATTGAAAAGGGTTTGTCTTAGTCTGCAATTAAccatttctctttctccttattcactctatcatcttgatgatggatcatagagtgtgatccaaaacgttgatgcaaaaaatctctcacacaatcaaatccgaaAACAACAAAATATTTAATGTCTTTTGTGTTATGTTCTTACTATTACTAGTTATATATATTTGACAACATATAATATGCATGGCCATCGAAGTACCTGTTTTCATCAACATGTGAAGCATAATAGATATCAATTTATATGCTAATTTATTTTTAAGGGAAACCCATCCAAATGCATACATTTAATTTTTATTGGAAAAGTCTATCAAAATTCTAGAATATGTCTTTGTCCAAAATATAATAGATATCAATTTTACATGCTAATTTGTTTTCAAGAGAAACCCATCTGttaatgggcccttggtctattggtgaagttgaatggctccaaatgagcccatcagggatcaagtcttgctgagtgcaaggcttcaacatcataagggatgaggccggGATCGTGCCCTCACAAGTTTGGACCTCCATAAaaaagatttaataaaaataatttttattagaaatatttatcaAAAATCTAGATACATTTTTGACCACACTATAATGGATGTCAATTTTATGTGCTAATTTGTTTTCAAGGAAAACCGTCCAATTACCCACCTTTTAACTTTTATTggaaaaatttatcaaaaatataAAATACGTCTTTGACCGGAATACTCTATTGTTAAAATGATGGCCTGTCTTCAGCGAAGACGTCTGAAATTTAGAATTGGATGAGATCAAAACGTATCGTATCTCAAAGCCTTTAGTCAAGCAAGTCGGCGAGAAGTAACAAAATAACAAAATAAAGGTTTTGAAAAGACATTTTTATATGAAGAAAAAGGCAACTTGATGAAGGTAAGGTTAATGGTGGGGTCCAGAACTATTGAATTATTGACGTATATAAGACTCTTTTGATTTCTCTGTGCCCGTTATAGTTAAATAGTTAATAATTATTTTACATCTCGTGACTTGTCAACATAAAAGTATAATTAATCAAGAATGCTATTTAAGAAGGATGCCTATAGCTGAGTGCTCAAATACTCATACACTAGAGAATCTGACCTCAATACTCTCTGTTACGGGAAATGGCTGCGGAACAGTTTTTCCTTGGCGTTCTCGTTGTTTTAGTTGGGTATTTTTCGCTTTGTTTTCTGAGAAGAAAGTCTGTCAACGAGCCCTACAAGGGCCCTGTTATCTATCCTATAGTCGGCTGCGGCTTCGATTTCTTTAGAAATCGTAACAGGTTTCTGCAATGGTTCACAGAAACCATGGAAAAGATGCCAACGAATACTTTCAGGGCCCAACGGCCGGGTGGAGTGGGAGATGTCATGACTGCAAATCCTGCAAACGTTGAATATATGCTCAAAAGCAACTTCGAAAACTATCCAAAAGGAGAACGCTTTACCTTTCTTCTCCACGATTTCTTAGGCCGAGGGATTTTCAATGTGGACGGAGAGCTGTGGAAGATGCAGAGAAAGACTGCAAGCTATGAGTTTAATACCAATTCTCTCAGAAGCTTCGTGGTGGAAACGGTGCAGTGGGAGATTCAGAATCGCCTCTTCCCAGTTCTTGCAAACGCATCCAAAACGGATAAGTCTTTAGATTTGCAAGACATTTGGGAGAGATTTGCATTTGATAATATTTGTAGGGTAGCGTTTGGGGTGGATCCCGCATGTCTTCTCCCCTCAATGCCCACTCCAATTTTTGCAAAGTCCTTTGACCAAGCCACTGAAATTAGCGCCCGTAGGTTTTACTCCGCTGTTCCTTTTTTGTGGAGAGTTAAGCGCATGCTTAACATCGGTTCTGAAAAGCGCTTGCGCGAAGCTATTAAAGTAGTGAACAAATTTGGTATGGATGTGGTGAGTAGTAGAAGGAAGGAGATTTCGATGAGTACGGGAGGCCCTGTAAGAGAGGATCTGCTTTCTAGATTCATGGCGGCTCTTTTAAACAATAGAGATGAATTAGGGATAGATGATGAGTCAGAAGGTGAGAAGCAATCCAGTACCACGATAGATATTTTTTTGAAGGAGATGGTGGTGAGCTTTTTGTTGGCAGGCAGGGATACCACGTCGTCTGCTCTCACATGGTTCTTTTGGGTGCTCTCTTCCCACCAGAGAGTAGAAGAAGCCATTCACACTGAAATTTTACACATCTTGGCTAAGCGATCGCAACCCCCAACAGCAGATGAAAAAGGGATTGTTTTCAGCTTTGAAGAATTGAAGGATATGCAATATCTGCATGCTGCTCTATGCGAGTCAATGCGGCTCTACCCTCCTGTGCCTGTTGATACTAAaattgcctccaaagatgatgtttTGCCAGACGGGACTTTTGTGGagaagggaatgcatatgaatTACTGTAACTATTCGATGGGCAGGATGGAAAATATTTGGGGCGGTGACTGTTTGCAGTTTAAGCCTGAGAGATGGTTAAAAGAAGGGAAATTTGTGGGAGAAAATCCGTATAAGTTTCCAGTATTTCATGCAGGACCTCGAGTATGTCTGGGTAAAGAGATGGCATTCATTCAGATGAAATCTGTTGTGGCTTCTGTTATTCATGGTTTTAGTTTTAAGGTCGAAGATGGGATTGCGTGTCGAGATTACGTTTTGTCATTGACCATGCGCATGAAAGGAGGGCTACCTGTTACACTAACATGTCGATGAGGATCTAcattagatgcttctgcttgataGGAATATTATGTAATTTTTTGCAGTCTCTTTATTTTTTAGCTAGTCAAATTTGAAAGATTTGTTTACTAGACAAATTACGTTTACTAGACAAAGAAGGTATATTGCTAGATTTATATTATTCAAGGCATTAATTTTTATTCTACATCTTATCAAAAGCTAATTTAAGCACttgtgtttaataaggattttctagattacaagatgaaaatcAATTCTTTCTTAGGATTAGTTTCTATAGGATTATctataaggtttcatttatagaTGGATGTTGTCTTATGATTAATATTTGGTTGTGGTTGTATTGGATGTGTAAAAAGGTGTAGCTATGGCTTTTATTTTATAAAAGATTTCTCTACTTTGTttcatttttaattctttcttaaaATCATTTAATAATCTTTGTTTTGTATTAGATATATCTATATCATTTATTTGTGCATCTAATGACAATTATCTTGTTTGAGATAGTAATGAGGATATGTGTAACAATGACTTGCCTTATGTTACATCCCATAGCTTGGACACATATGATATAGTTTTAATTCTTTTACTAATCATGACATTTTCATAATTCTCATCATGATAGAGTACTCCTTGATGATAAATTATACTTCTATTAATACTCAAATTCACACCTTTAGGGTTTTGTACAAGCATTGATTCTAACTTCCATATTACAAAAATATTTCGATGCTTGCATGTCTAGTAAAGATTAGAATAAAAGAGTATGACATTTAGAATTGTGCGTATAAAGTAACACATGATACTTTCGAATCCATGAGGCTCTACCTATAGATGAGTGTTACATAAAATAAGAtaagaaaatcattaaaaaattagaTAGTATTATGAAATTTTAATagcattataaatatatttttaaggtGTATGAGTGGATTGGAATGATAAGATTTTAAAGGTAGGGTGTAGTATCACTTCATATGGGATATATGATAATTATTACAATGTAGGAAACTTCTCTATGGTAAATATGCAATAAATTTTTTATACATTTTTAAAGTTTTACACATTCTTGAAGGTTGGGGGCAGGATGAATTTAACTTTAGCTTCATGGATATTAAtactaataatattattaatttcatGAATAGAGAATTGAAGTAATCTCAAGGTTATTGAaagtataaatataattaataataagtGTAATACTATAAGGAAGTTGTGGATTTATTAGTTAATGTACACATTCATTTTAAAAGATTACATACATTATTAGTAAGGTTTAGTATGATGGGCCTAACATTGAtggtttttttctttaaaatagagagagagagattagctTCTCTAGCTATTGTCTTGATTCATAAATTGATCTATTAAGGGACATATCTAGAGTGTTGTCTTAGGATATCTTTGTCAATGGTAGCGTATATGATTATACTCATGCCTATTAACTAGttgttttaatattattaatattcataAATGATTATATATAATACAAGTatgttatttaattttaattataattattatgaatgaaatgctgaaatgataataataaattttatattaagGAAATGACACAATTATATTTGAAAAGGATTAAAGATCTAATAGATTTCCGAAAATATTAGATACATTgcttattataaattaaatttatttattatgatTCATATATTAAAATAACTTAATAATAGATTTTATAttaaacatttaaaattaaaaccATATATTTCATAGTACTTGTAAATTTTTCAATACCTTCGTAAAATTGTTTCCTTTAACAAACATTTAAATAGATTAATGAAACATTGAATAATTAAAAGCATTCATGTTTGCAAAGGCAACACAATTGACTATGGCTCCCTTTCCTTGCAAGAAAATAAAACAATTGCAAGTGCATTATTGTGCACAAGTCTTCAGTTGTATAAGAATGGAGAAATAGTGGGCTTCGAAAACAACTTGGTTGGATGACACGGTGAGTGGTATGAGGCGTGGAAAAAACATATAGGGGATGTCGTTCCTTGCTTAAATGTTTCTAaagcctttaaaaaaaaaatactcttcACTCATTCCGGTCTCTACTCACAAGCCACGTGCGAATGACAGAGGTATAGCGTGGGTAAACGgcttttcttgaaagtttctaaagccttttaaaCAATTCATTCTTTTTGGACTTCCTCCCATCATTATAGATTGTGAGGTCGAGGCATTGTTGTAATGTCACGTTTTAAAATTGCCTAAGATTTTGTCAGAATTCAAAGAAACTTTTTTTATTAGGGTTAGAACAAAAACTTAATCAAAAGATATCTTTAATTTATTGGAAAAAATCAACCATAAGGAAGTTAGGATAGGTTGACTCAATAGTGTGTTTTAAAGATCCTCTATCTTATGTCCAAGAGAAAATAGACCACGTCTTTTGGTCTTATGTGGCCTATTCCATCCATATAAgatggtgtacctagtgaggtgtcctagACCTATTCCCCCTTCATCTTTTCATCCATCTTTCCTTTCTATGATTGAACTTCTTGGTGTATTAATTCACCATGATAGagggatgaggcatattcacaataGGGTGCCCTAGAAACCCATCTCTTCTAAGCTCAAAGATAGTACCCTTTGTACCCCCTTTGCCTCATGGGACCATTTGGTCACCACCATGAGATGGCATACCTAGAAGAGTACCATTGTCATTCCCCTCCTTGTAATCCCTCATTGCCCTCATCATGGCTGAATATAACAATCAAGTTGGATGAATCCTCAATAGTCTTTAACATACAACGTATTATAAACAGTCATAAACAATTAGATATAGATCACAAATAgtcatatatattataattatttataaacAACTACACATTAT is part of the Cryptomeria japonica chromosome 10, Sugi_1.0, whole genome shotgun sequence genome and harbors:
- the LOC131033102 gene encoding cytochrome P450 94A2-like; amino-acid sequence: MAAEQFFLGVLVVLVGYFSLCFLRRKSVNEPYKGPVIYPIVGCGFDFFRNRNRFLQWFTETMEKMPTNTFRAQRPGGVGDVMTANPANVEYMLKSNFENYPKGERFTFLLHDFLGRGIFNVDGELWKMQRKTASYEFNTNSLRSFVVETVQWEIQNRLFPVLANASKTDKSLDLQDIWERFAFDNICRVAFGVDPACLLPSMPTPIFAKSFDQATEISARRFYSAVPFLWRVKRMLNIGSEKRLREAIKVVNKFGMDVVSSRRKEISMSTGGPVREDLLSRFMAALLNNRDELGIDDESEGEKQSSTTIDIFLKEMVVSFLLAGRDTTSSALTWFFWVLSSHQRVEEAIHTEILHILAKRSQPPTADEKGIVFSFEELKDMQYLHAALCESMRLYPPVPVDTKIASKDDVLPDGTFVEKGMHMNYCNYSMGRMENIWGGDCLQFKPERWLKEGKFVGENPYKFPVFHAGPRVCLGKEMAFIQMKSVVASVIHGFSFKVEDGIACRDYVLSLTMRMKGGLPVTLTCR